In one Brassica oleracea var. oleracea cultivar TO1000 chromosome C9, BOL, whole genome shotgun sequence genomic region, the following are encoded:
- the LOC106313986 gene encoding squamosa promoter-binding-like protein 2, producing MECEWENLISFGTSSAEIPRKLRPMDWETDEFDCSFPTAAYGSSSGLAHAFSKISKSTSISSSSPEARTLNFTSEELGSSEEFAKGINKSPSLELSFGSGDPVLGLKLGKRTYFEDFWEVENAARGSALPVSLVSSSASPVKRTKSVPQKVQIPRCQVEGCNLDLSSAKDYHRKHRICENHSKFPKVVVSGVERRFCQQCSRFHCLSEFDEKKRSCRRRLSDHNARRRKPNPERTYEGKQQMDFVWNRFALIHTRSEEKFLWPNPKPIPSRGLIQQSAKTRAELLSKEKVTISSSMGASQDLDGALSLLSNSTSWVPSDQPARFSLDHHPTTNLQPMAPRSVTQLSTVSDYWQPDPPAVEGPTDLRRNAVGQFNENYFSLNQFYN from the exons ATGGAGTGTGAATGGGAAAATTTAATATCTTTTGGTACATCATCAGCTGAAATTCCAAGAAAGCTACGACCAATGGATTGGGAAACCGATGAGTTTGATTGTAGCTTTCCTACAGCTGCTTATGGTAGTAGTTCAGGTCTAGCTCATGCTTTCTCTAAAATCTCAAAGTCAACTTCCATTAGCTCCTCATCACCTGAAGCGAGAACACTCAACTTCACATCAGAAGAGTTGGGGAGCAGTGAAGAGTTTGCGAAAGGAATCAATAAATCTCCGAGTCTTGAACTTTCCTTTGGCTCTGGTGATCCAGTTCTTGGTTTAAAGCTTGGTAAGAGAACATACTTTGAAGACTTTTGGGAAGTGGAGAACGCTGCCAGAGGCTCGGCACTTCCGGTGAGCCTTGTGTCATCTTCTGCTTCTCCCGTGAAGAGAACGAAATCTGTTCCCCAGAAGGTACAAATTCCTCGTTGCCAAGTTGAAGGATGTAACCTCGATCTCTCGTCAGCTAAAGACTATCATCGGAAACACAGAATCTGTGAGAACCATTCGAAGTTCCCTAAAGTCGTTGTGAGTGGCGTAGAGCGTCGGTTCTGCCAACAATGTAGCAG GTTCCACTGTCTCTCTGAGTTTGATGAGAAGAAACGTAGCTGTCGCAGGCGTCTCTCAGATCACAATGCAAGACGTCGCAAGCCAAATCCTGAGAGGACATATG AAGGGAAACAACAAATGGATTTTGTATGGAACAGATTTGCTCTTATCCATACAAGGAGTGAGGAAAAATTTCTATGGCCAAATCCAAAACCTATACCATCTAGAGGGTTAATACAGCAATCTGCAAAGACTAGAGCTGAGTTGCTCAGTAAAG AAAAGGTGACAATCTCTTCAAGCATGGGTGCTTCTCAAGATCTTGATGGTGCTCTCTCTCTTCTGTCAAATTCAACATCATGGGTTCCCTCTGACCAGCCAGCACGGTTTTCCCTTGATCACCACCCCACAACCAACCTCCAACCCATGGCTCCCCGGTCCGTGACTCAACTCAGTACGGTGTCCGACTATTGGCAGCCGGACCCACCAGCGGTTGAAGGCCCAACCGATCTACGTAGAAACGCGGTAGGCCAGTTTAATGAGAACTACTTCAGCTTGAACCAGTTTTATAACTGA